Proteins encoded in a region of the Salminus brasiliensis chromosome 2, fSalBra1.hap2, whole genome shotgun sequence genome:
- the tnnt3a gene encoding troponin T type 3a (skeletal, fast) isoform X2, which translates to MSDTEDVDNLMELNEEKPKFKPSAPRIPEGDKVDFDDIQKKRQNKDLIELQALIDAHFEHRKKEEEELIALKERIEKRRSERAEQQRIMAEKEKERQARREEERQRKEEADAKKKADEEAKKKSALSSMGSQYSSYLQKADSKRGKKQTEREKKKKILAERRKPLNIDHLNEDKLREKAKELHEWMKTLEAEKFEHMERLKRQKYEVTTLRKRVEELSKFSKKGAAARRRK; encoded by the exons ATGTCTGACACCGAAGACGT GGACAACCTCATGGAACTTAATGAA GAGAAGCCAAAGTTCAA GCCAAGTGCACCCAGGATCCCCGAGGGTGACAAAGTGGACTTTGAT GACATCCAGAAGAAGCGTCAGAACAAGGACCTCATTGAGCTGCAGGCCCTGATCGATGCTCACTTTGAGCAcaggaagaaggaggaggaggagctgattGCTCTCAAGGAGAGAATT GAGAAGCGTAGGTCTGAGAGGGCAGAGCAGCAGAGGATCATGGctgagaaggagaaagagcgcCAGGCGAGACGTGAG gaagagaggcagagaaaggaGGAGGCTGATGCTAAGAAGAAGGCAGATGAGGAGGCCAAGAAGAAGTCTGCCCTGTCCAGCATGGGTTCCCAGTACAGCAGTTACCTGCAGaag GCTGATTCCAAGAGAggaaagaaacagacagagagagagaagaagaagaagatcctGGCTGAGAGGCGCAAGCCACTCAACATTGACCATCTCAATGAGGACAAGCTGAG GGAAAAGGCCAAGGAACTGCATGAATGGATGAAGACCCTGGAGGCTGAGAAGTTTGAGCACATGGAGAGACTGAAGAGACAGAAGTATGAG GTTACAACACTGCGTAAGAGAGTGGAGGAGCTGAGTAAATT CAGCAAGAAGGGAGCCGCAGCTCGCCGCAGAAAGTAA
- the myod1 gene encoding myoblast determination protein 1 homolog, with amino-acid sequence MELSDIPFPIPSADDFYDDPCFNTNDMHFFEDLDPRLVHVSLLKPDEHGHAEDEHVRAPSGHHQAGRCLLWACKACKRKTTNADRRKAATMRERRRLSKVNDAFETLKRCTSANPNQRLPKVEILRNAISYIESLQALLRSQEDSYYPVLDQYSGDSDASSPRSNCSDGMMDFNGPTCPSRRRNSYDSSYFNENQNGDVRSSKSAVVSSLDCLSSIVERISTEAPACQPLATHEPSDSSSSISSSSPHSTHDAPALSETGPSAPSPGNAVYQVL; translated from the exons atggAGCTGTCGGATATCCCGTTCCCCATCCCGTCCGCGGACGACTTCTACGATGACCCGTGCTTCAACACCAACGACATGCACTTCTTCGAGGACCTTGACCCACGGCTCGTGCACGTGAGTCTGCTCAAACCGGACGAGCACGGACACGCGGAGGACGAACACGTGCGCGCGCCCAGCGGCCACCACCAAGCAGGCAGGTGCCTCCTATGGGCGTGCAAGGCGTGCAAGAGGAAGACGACGAACGCGGACCGGCGGAAGGCCGCCACCATGCGGGAGAGGAGGCGCCTGAGCAAAGTGAACGACGCCTTCGAGACGCTGAAGCGCTGCACGTCGGCCAACCCCAACCAGAGGCTGCCCAAGGTGGAGATCCTGAGGAACGCCATCAGCTACATCGAATCTCTGCAGGCTCTGCTGCGGAGCCAGGAGGACTCCTACTACCCGGTTCTGGATCAGTACAGCGGGGACTCGGACGCGTCCAGCCCCAGGTCCAACTGCTCCGACGGCATG ATGGATTTCAATGGTCCTACATGTCCATCTAGAAGACGAAACAGCTACGACAGCTCCTACTTCAACGAGAATCAGAATG GTGATGTGCGGAGCAGTAAATCAGCAGTGGTGTCCAGTCTGGACTGTCTGTCCAGCATCGTGGAGCGGATTTCCACAGAGGCGCCGGCCTGTCAGCCGCTCGCCACGCACGAGCCCtcggacagcagcagcagcatcagcagcagcagcccgcACTCCACGCACGACGCGCCCGCGCTGAGCGAGACGGGGCCGAGCGCTCCCTCCCCCGGGAACGCGGTGTACCAAGTCCTgtag
- the tnnt3a gene encoding troponin T type 3a (skeletal, fast) isoform X1 — MSDTEDVEQQVGDEVDEVVDVEVAPEAAPEPEPEPEAEPEPEPEPEPEPEPEPVAPEPEPEPEPETVVEEVIEEEEEKPKFKPSAPRIPEGDKVDFDDIQKKRQNKDLIELQALIDAHFEHRKKEEEELIALKERIEKRRSERAEQQRIMAEKEKERQARREEERQRKEEADAKKKADEEAKKKSALSSMGSQYSSYLQKADSKRGKKQTEREKKKKILAERRKPLNIDHLNEDKLREKAKELHEWMKTLEAEKFEHMERLKRQKYEVTTLRKRVEELSKFSKKGAAARRRK, encoded by the exons ATGTCTGACACCGAAGACGT TGAGCAACAGG TCGGCGATGAAG TCGACGAGGTAGTAGATGTAGAGGTGGCGCCTGAGGCAGCCCCAGAACCAGAGCCTGAGCCTGAGGCTGAGCCTGAGCCTGAAccagagccagagccagagccagaaCCTGAGCCAGTAGCTCCAGAACCAGAACCTGAACCAGAGCCTGAGACTGTGGTGGAAG AGGTCATTGAAGAGGAAG AGGAGAAGCCAAAGTTCAA GCCAAGTGCACCCAGGATCCCCGAGGGTGACAAAGTGGACTTTGAT GACATCCAGAAGAAGCGTCAGAACAAGGACCTCATTGAGCTGCAGGCCCTGATCGATGCTCACTTTGAGCAcaggaagaaggaggaggaggagctgattGCTCTCAAGGAGAGAATT GAGAAGCGTAGGTCTGAGAGGGCAGAGCAGCAGAGGATCATGGctgagaaggagaaagagcgcCAGGCGAGACGTGAG gaagagaggcagagaaaggaGGAGGCTGATGCTAAGAAGAAGGCAGATGAGGAGGCCAAGAAGAAGTCTGCCCTGTCCAGCATGGGTTCCCAGTACAGCAGTTACCTGCAGaag GCTGATTCCAAGAGAggaaagaaacagacagagagagagaagaagaagaagatcctGGCTGAGAGGCGCAAGCCACTCAACATTGACCATCTCAATGAGGACAAGCTGAG GGAAAAGGCCAAGGAACTGCATGAATGGATGAAGACCCTGGAGGCTGAGAAGTTTGAGCACATGGAGAGACTGAAGAGACAGAAGTATGAG GTTACAACACTGCGTAAGAGAGTGGAGGAGCTGAGTAAATT CAGCAAGAAGGGAGCCGCAGCTCGCCGCAGAAAGTAA
- the LOC140549874 gene encoding ferritin, heavy subunit, with the protein MSEPGGKRLKSSVPVCKTHRVSVGGRAKQNLPSVVEEGLCGVSSLLMELAYRLQALAKIFEQDDMALPRVAAYFYLESTREQEQAEAMLHYLSERGGQYCNKDIQRPGTEQVCALLPALELLLGQWKEEMAIMVELSQLAREHGDPHSASVLKSHFLQPLAPKIKLLGDLLTNVRRVGCTSDGAGGFGEYLIDQLYEELTSA; encoded by the exons ATGTCGGAACCGGGAGGCAAGCGATTAAAAAGCAGTGTGCCCGTTTGTAAAACGCACCGTGTTTCAGTCGGGGGCAGAGCCAAGCAGAATCTGCCGTCTGTGGTGGAGGAAGGTCTGTGTGGAGTTTCCAGCTTGCTCATGGAGTTAGCTTACCGTCTCCAAGCGCTG GCTAAGATCTTTGAGCAAGATGACATGGCTTTGCCACGTGTGGCTGCATATTTCTATCTGGAGTCCACAAGGGAGCAGGAGCAGGCGGAAGCCATGCTGCACTACCTGTCAGAGCGTGGAGGACAGTACTGCAACAAGGATATTCAG AGACCAGGGACAGAGCAGGTGTGTGCGCTGCTCCCTGCCCTGGAGCTCCTGCTGGGCCAGTGGAAGGAGGAGATGGCCATCATGGTGGAGCTGTCTCAGCTAGCACGTGAGCATGGAGACCCCCACTCTGCCAGTGTGCTCAAGAGCCACTTCCTCCAGCCTCTCGCACCAAAGATCAAGCTGCTAGGTGACCTCTTGACCAATGTTCGAAGGGTGGGCTGTACCAGTGACGGTGCTGGAGGATTCGGAGAGTACCTAATTGACCAGCTGTACGAGGAGCTGACCAGTGCTTAA
- the prr33 gene encoding uncharacterized protein prr33, translated as MAVNIGNVAQAGLLSQQYPPPLFPKPGKENVRLQKLLKKTAKKKAASQASQTPVPFRSSLSPVNEASPDLEHSDHSTPPKTPETPIYGGTLHPRFNVRPLYQHSPSPYPHQRGFTYDKPARFSPQPYLPLGFSAPHHVAPLFSYTTPSHSAPSVTVTSVTAITTTTEIVRPADTKPGAAHVSAAVQQINSVVLATQLEANSSLTPAFITSKAASPQPTAFDSIKPSKPMFDVPQITNYTSKTASLRTYYTSSPTLERSKTPLAEVKRGQTPTFEVRRIVTPTSELKRDKTPTREIRRGPTPTPEIKRGATPTFEIKRCPTPTSEIRRGPTPTSEIKRGVTPTSEIKRGTTPTPEVKRGTTPTPEIKRGTTPTPEIKRGTTPTPEVKRGTTPTPEIKRGTTPTPEVKRGPTPTMEMKKVPITTLEIKSSTTPTSEIRGNATVMTETKRGRTPTRERTATLEITTSKTLSGRPKTPSYHVSPARTPVIEISRPNPLLFAVSPVHMEGRRSKTPTSSLLGPSDETPKEKEKPKENNFPVAIQNGDVQIKPSEISADTESSENIREHELSKPKIPTQDVPMFTETTGSQSQMAPIHESPKLVAPTAKYPSPKTSNHEFAKPVASSPGLQRPRVPPFAGQRPRTPTSKSSKSTYYGLTPAEYVAYGGIQSHTPAFGISRSLSPSTVVPPSQEPTQNAQGQAKEQSTLKEAARPEAVLKESETPVSKVSPSTNAASSAVSEPATSTISVQETPKLLTSEVKETKEKVSGITIPVIVVSKADTPSSEVSQAVTTVPVTQRDRTTTYSPAKPKTLPPDSETKPASMSAQITTSDQNADIAKISKPTPAEDAVTTKISKVSKKPSAPQKSLLERIKEQKSLTTVASDKAATEKTQDKPLVKPTDDQKDKVKPEKKDLAEAKQSTLQETRPAVEEKEGNSSLPTAEPLLKAFQKPKGMKSKLSGWSRLKKHIVVEVEEPTFPEHEPELKKEAPDGTAQKPREQKTQGTEADKISETSQSQEDKDSPRAAKMWDAVLFQMFSTKESIMQQIEANKTEEQKKEEAKLNKPKEIPSFASRLPVLLYSPRFDARKLREAASRPVTKISTVFEMGLIGRKGKDEEPKDFNRTARGFTATKAIDV; from the coding sequence ATGGCTGTTAATATTGGCAACGTTGCCCAAGCAGGCCTGCTTTCCCAGCAGTACCCACCGCCTCTGTTTCCTAAACCTGGAAAGGAAAATGTCCGGCTCCAGAAACTACTTAAGAAAACGGCCAAGAAAAAAGCTGCCTCACAGGCCTCCCAGACACCAGTCCCCTTCCGCTCAAGCCTCTCTCCAGTAAATGAAGCCAGTCCTGACCTGGAGCACAGTGACCATTCAACTCCCCCCAAGACACCAGAGACACCCATTTATGGAGGTACACTGCACCCTCGATTTAACGTCAGGCCACTGTATCAGCATTCACCGTCCCCTTACCCTCACCAGCGAGGTTTCACTTACGACAAACCAGCAAGGTTCTCTCCACAGCCCTATCTTCCTCTGGGCTTTAGCGCACCGCACCATGTGGCCCCGCTGTTCTCTTATACAACTCCATCTCATTCTGCACCTTCTGTAACTGTTACATCTGTAACAGCTATAACTACCACAACTGAGATTGTCAGGCCTGCCGACACAAAACCAGGTGCAGCACACGTTTCTGCAGCAGTTCAGCAAATCAACAGTGTTGTGCTAGCTACACAGCTGGAGGCCAACTCAAGTCTTACACCTGCTTTCATTACTTCTAAAGCTGCAAGTCCTCAACCAACTGCTTTTGATAGCATCAAACCCTCAAAACCTATGTTTGATGTTCcacaaattacaaattacacGTCCAAGACTGCAAGTCTTAGAACATATTACACGTCATCACCAACACTAGAAAGGAGTAAAACACCTCTTGCTGAAGTGAAGCGAGGTCAGACACCAACATTTGAAGTTAGGAGGATTGTGACACCAACATCAGAGCTAAAGAGAGACAAAACACCAACCAGAGAGATCAGAAGGGGGCCGACACCTACACCTGAAATTAAACGGGGGGCAACACCTACATTTGAAATCAAAAGGTGTCCAACGCCTACATCTGAAATCAGAAGGGGTCCAACACCTACATCTGAAATTAAAAGGGGTGTGACGCCTACATCTGAAATCAAAAGGGGCACAACACCTACGCCTGAAGTCAAAAGGGGTACGACACCTACGCCTGAAATTAAAAGGGGTACGACACCTACGCCTGAAATTAAAAGGGGTACAACACCTACGCCTGAAGTCAAAAGGGGTACGACACCTACGCCTGAAATTAAAAGGGGTACGACACCAACGCCTGAGGTCAAAAGGGGCCCAACACCAACAATGGAAATGAAAAAGGTGCCCATTACAACATTGGAAATTAAGAGCAGCACTACCCCAACATCTGAGATAAGAGGTAATGCAACAGTAATGACTGAGACAAAGAGAGGACGAACCCCTACAAGAGAACGGACAGCAACGCTAGAAATTACAACTTCAAAAACTCTCTCAGGACGACCCAAGACACCCTCATATCATGTGTCACCTGCTAGGACCCCTGTAATAGAGATTTCAAGACCTAATCCACTTTTATTTGCTGTTTCCCCTGTGCATATGGAGGGCAGAAGATCCAAAACGCCAACCTCAAGTTTATTGGGGCCAAGTGATGAAACTcctaaagaaaaagagaagccaAAAGAAAACAATTTCCCAGTAGCTATACAAAATGGGGATGTTCAGATAAAACCATCTGAGATTTCAGCAGATACAGAGTCTTCTGAAAACATCAGAGAACATGAATTATCAAAGCCAAAGATCCCCACACAAGATGTACCAATGTTTACAGAGACCACAGGCTCCCAAAGCCAGATGGCACCTATACATGAAAGTCCTAAACTTGTAGCCCCTACAGCAAAGTACCCATCACCCAAAACATCAAACCACGAGTTTGCTAAACCTGTAGCATCTTCACCAGGACTTCAAAGACCAAGAGTACCTCCATTTGCAGGTCAAAGACCTAGAACACCCACATCAAAATCATCCAAATCAACATATTATGGATTAACCCCTGCTGAATATGTTGCTTATGGGGGAATACAGAGTCATACACCTGCGTTTGGTATCTCTAGATCCTTGTCCCCATCTACTGTGGTACCTCCTTCACAAGAACCCACACAAAACGCTCAGGGACAAGCAAAGGAACAATCTACTTTAAAAGAGGCAGCTAGGCCTGAGGCAGTGCTTAAGGAGTCAGAGACACCTGTGAGTAAAGTGTCACCATCTACAAATGCTGCATCTTCAGCTGTCTCAGAGCCAGCAACATCAACAATATCTGTTCAAGAGACACCTAAGTTACTAACATCAGAAGTAAAGGAAACAAAAGAAAAGGTCTCTGGGATTACAATTCCAGTCATTGTGGTGTCTAAAGCTGACACGCCATCATCAGAAGTATCTCAGGCAGTGACTACAGTTCCtgtgacacagagagacaggacCACAACATACAGCCCTGCTAAACCAAAAACACTGCCCCCTGACTCTGAAACTAAACCAGCATCAATGTCTGCACAAATTACAACATCTGACCAAAATGCAGACATTGCTAAAATCTCAAAGCCGACTCCAGCAGAAGATGCAGTTACTACAAAAATAAGCAAAGTGTCAAAGAAGCCATCAGCCCCCCAAAAGTCCTTATTAGAGAGGATTAAAGAGCAAAAATCATTAACAACAGTGGCTTCTGACAAAGCTGCAACGGAAAAGACACAAGATAAGCCTCTGGTTAAGCCAACAGATGACCAGAAGGACAAAGTGAAACCTGAGAAAAAAGATTTAGCAGAGGCTAAACAGAGCACCCTACAGGAGACTAGGCCTGCAGTTGAGGAGAAGGAGGGCAACAGCTCCCTACCAACAGCAGAGCCACTCCTGAAGGCATTTCAGAAACCAAAAGGCATGAAGTCAAAACTCAGTGGCTGGTCTCGCCTCAAGAAACACATAGTGGTGGAGGTAGAGGAGCCCACGTTTCCTGAGCATGAGCCAGAGCTGAAAAAAGAGGCCCCTGATGGCACTGCTCAGAAACCAAGAGAGCAGAAAACACAGGGCACAGAAGCAGATAAGATTAGTGAAACATCTCAGAGCCAAGAGGATAAAGACAGCCCCAGGGCTGCAAAAATGTGGGACGCTGTCCTCTTCCAAATGTTCTCTACCAAAGAGAGTATCATGCAACAGATCGAAGCCAACAAAACCGAGgagcaaaagaaagaagaggctAAATTGAATAAACCGAAAGAAATTCCATCCTTTGCCAGTCGCCTTCCAGTTCTCCTTTACAGCCCTCGGTTTGATGCTAGAAAACTGAGAGAGGCAGCCTCACGACCCGTGACTAAGATTTCAACAGTATTCGAGATGGGTCTTATAGGCCGCAAAGGCAAAGACGAAGAACCAAAAGACTTTAACAGAACCGCCAGAGGCTTCACTGCTACAAAAGCCATTGACGTGTAG